The Silene latifolia isolate original U9 population chromosome Y, ASM4854445v1, whole genome shotgun sequence sequence TACATCCAGGGATGAAACTGATACCTGAGGTTGTATTACACTAATTAGTCATGAATCGGTATTTGCAATAATCGTATGGGAGACAGGAACTTAAAACAGAATTGACTGACAGGAGTATATGAAAAGCGAAAATGTTAAGAAGAAAGATGGAGGAGAAGACTTACAGAATGTGCGAGCGAAGAGTTGTAATTGTAGGCAGGTTTGGAGTCGCATTCCATGCCAAACAGAAAGTTCTGATAATGAATATGGTTCTGAACAGGCACCACACTGTCACCTCCACAACTCTTCTCAGTAACGCGTAACTCCGGCTTCTGCTTATCAAACTGCTCACAGTAATGATTATCCCCATTTGTATTATACTCGAAAAGGTCCAAATACTCGTCTACCTCCTCTCCTGCCAACACCCcgatattattgttattattgttgtaattgttgttgtgGATATGGTTGTGGGTGCTGGTCTTACCTGATGCAGGCTGGTTCAGAAGAAGCCAAGAAGCCGCCTCAtcctcgtcaccctcctcagtcGTCTCATCGCCCAAGTAATCATCCCCGGACATCATGCCACTCTGGTCATGCCCGTAAATTGGGACCCTGTGGTGGCGGTTAGCAAGAGGGTTAGCTGAATGGATATCAGCATCACAGGTAGCACAGAGAGACGCTGCATCCGCCTTACAGAAAAAGGCGGCTGGCGCTCTATCACAAGCCTCACACATCCACACTCCTTCATGATTTGATTCTTCCTGCTTCAACATCTGTGTTCTTTTTAATTGCTGAATTTCTGACAGTTTCTGACTTTCTGAACTATCTGATGATTGTCAATGTTTTAGTACTTCTGTATTGTGCTCTGATTTTATGAGTTATATGTAAGGAATCCAAGTGGGATGGAATCATCCTGCAGCCGACACGTGGCGAAAGGGTACTGGGTTAAGAGAGTCTAGCTAGCTTCTTCTTGTGGCTCTCAATGCTTGAAGGAGGTTCTTTCAGAGAGAGGACCCCCCACCTCACATAAGGCCTTGGAAGTATATGGTACATGTTGGACCACAATAATAATCTCGGTTTAGGTCACGTTCACGTTCACGTTCACTGTATCGACTGTCACGACACAATCTCGTAATATGCACTCAATATCACCTCAAAATACAGAAAAATACTAAAATCTTGTCACGGTGATCATATATACATTTATAAAACGGACGTATTTCAGTGTCACGGCCTTGATTTAATATACTACTCTGTATATTTGGATTTTGGACCCTAAGGAGTATGGGCAGAAAAGTTGAATCTCTTTAGGTAGCGGACAGAAGGTGCCCTGAGAAATCTTGCATGCTGACATTTTTCGTACTGTTTTAAAGTTTTCTGTCAGTTGCAGTTGCAGGGAATTGCTCTAAATAGAAGTTGATAGTTGCACTAACCCATTAATACTATCAACTTCTATTTAGAGCAATATTCCCTCCATTAAAGGAGTAATAAGAGCTAAAATAAGAGTAAtcattaagggtgtgtttggattgagggatttggagggaaagagagGTGAGAGAATTAAAAGGATTagaaatccattgtttggttagaAAGATGAAGGTAGAGGGATTTGGAGgagagggaaaatggatccctctaTTTTCCTCCTACAAGGTAAATTATTTCCCCACCAACATAGGtaagatttggaaggaaaatcatctcctccattctccctcccctcccttccccttcctttctcttccctccttttccctccctttcctttccctccttttttcctatccaaacaagTAAGGGAGTAATaagagctaaaataagaagaaatgggaggagattggtgctttgtggtggttgtggatggtggagagatgaggtgagggaggaattattacctctATATGAAGGTAATTATTACTTAGAAGGGGACGTAAGTAACAATTACTCCTTTAATGGAGGGAATATTACATTACATTTCCCCATTTAtatccatttctatctccaacccCATCTCTTCCCTCtattttttagtttattttatctctattactcccttaattatTACTTCCATCCCAAGCAAGCCCTAAACCTTCTAATTGTACTAGTTTACA is a genomic window containing:
- the LOC141634299 gene encoding zinc finger protein CONSTANS-LIKE 2-like isoform X1 gives rise to the protein MLKQEESNHEGVWMCEACDRAPAAFFCKADAASLCATCDADIHSANPLANRHHRVPIYGHDQSGMMSGDDYLGDETTEEGDEDEAASWLLLNQPASGKTSTHNHIHNNNYNNNNNNIGVLAGEEVDEYLDLFEYNTNGDNHYCEQFDKQKPELRVTEKSCGGDSVVPVQNHIHYQNFLFGMECDSKPAYNYNSSLAHSVSVSSLDVIVVPESSTMSDISMSHTRQPKGTIELFSNPPIQVPTQLSPLDREARVMRYREKKKNRKFEKTIRYASRKAYAETRPRIKGRFAKRTDVEAEIDQTYPNGFMSDCGYGIVPSF
- the LOC141634299 gene encoding zinc finger protein CONSTANS-LIKE 2-like isoform X2, with amino-acid sequence MLKQEESNHEGVWMCEACDRAPAAFFCKADAASLCATCDADIHSANPLANRHHRVPIYGHDQSGMMSGDDYLGDETTEEGDEDEAASWLLLNQPASGEEVDEYLDLFEYNTNGDNHYCEQFDKQKPELRVTEKSCGGDSVVPVQNHIHYQNFLFGMECDSKPAYNYNSSLAHSVSVSSLDVIVVPESSTMSDISMSHTRQPKGTIELFSNPPIQVPTQLSPLDREARVMRYREKKKNRKFEKTIRYASRKAYAETRPRIKGRFAKRTDVEAEIDQTYPNGFMSDCGYGIVPSF